A single genomic interval of Pomacea canaliculata isolate SZHN2017 linkage group LG5, ASM307304v1, whole genome shotgun sequence harbors:
- the LOC112564727 gene encoding putative ferric-chelate reductase 1 isoform X1, which translates to MQVFACFVVIAAALWKAGAYHNGPPSSTCLTLYPKHSSDIQTGTPPFELRLSATTYAPGQQITVEIIATSPNRTFKGFQVTARRVNNSTNPEELLGIFNTTDGDSKVITCLGQPQKMLGHATNATRAVVNATWTAPTQNAGDIVFHATVVENKTVIWYDITATLRTSNNNNIQPPVHTVPPVTTLPGLPDWDECGTSKGCFLYPGSSKTTCSGDDCVAALSYRSSGDLFTFELTAEGQDFYVAVGFSEDRSMGDDQVVICTALPGHQTVQMSYNPTTRKTTNKQYTIGLSNLSTKQQNGRVYCTFNSTAKLVSIKEDGSSRTFDLGKEKYYLFLAWGPLYRGTDVISKHTQTAISPDMMDLLTISGAVPMLTGTSALITSALCLAAWCLLKP; encoded by the exons ATGCAAGTCTTCGCGTGCTTTGTTGTTATAGCTG CAGCCCTGTGGAAAGCTGGAGCTTATCATAATGGGCCACCAAGCAGCACCTGTCTTACCCTCTACCCAAAACATTCGAGTGACATTCAAACAGGAACGCCGCCCTTCGAGCTTCGCCTTTCAGCAACCACTTATGCACCTGGACAGCAAATCACAG TTGAGATCATCGCAACAAGTCCAAACCGTACATTCAAAGGATTCCAAGTTACGGCCCGCCGAGTGAACAACTCGACCAACCCCGAAGAACTGCTCGGTATCTTCAATACTACTGATGGCGACTCTAAAGTCATCACTTGTCTCGGACAACCTCAG AAAATGCTCGGTCATGCCACAAATGCGACGCGTGCCGTTGTTAATGCCACATGGACCGCCCCCACCCAGAATGCAGGTGACATCGTCTTTCA TGCGACAGTAGTGGAGAACAAGACTGTTATTTGGTACGACATCACGGCTACACTGAGAACATCGAATAACAACAATATCCAACCACCTGTCCACACA GTTCCACCAGTAACGACGCTGCCAGGCTTGCCAGACTGGGACGAGTGTGGGACAAGCAAGGGCTGCTTTCTGTATCCGGGATCAAGTAAGACCACCTGTTCTGGCGATGACTGTGTAGCGGCTTTGTCCTACAGGTCAAGCGGTGACCTCTTTACCTTCGAGTTGACAGCAGAGGGTCAAGATTTCTACGTGGCAGTTGGCTTTTCCGAGGACAGGAGCATG GGTGATGACCAGGTCGTAATATGCACCGCTCTTCCCGGACACCAGACAGTACAAATGAGTTATAACCCCACCACTAGAAAGACCACCAACAAACAGTACACG ATTGGTCTGTCCAACCTGTCCACAAAGCAACAGAATGGCAGGGTGTACTGCACGTTCAACAGCACAGCAAAGCTGGTCTCCATCAAGGAAGATGGCAGTTCAAGGACTTTCGACCTCGGGAAAGAGAAATATTACCTCTTCCTGGCATGGGGACCTCTTTATCGAG GAACTGATGTGATCAGCAAGCACACGCAAACCGCTATTTCGCCAGACATGatggacctgctcaccatcagTGGAGCTGTTCCCATGCTTACCGGCACTTCGGCTTTGATCACATCTGCTTTATGTCTTGCCGCTTGGTGTCTTTTAAAGCCTTAA
- the LOC112564727 gene encoding putative ferric-chelate reductase 1 isoform X2 — MQVFACFVVIAALWKAGAYHNGPPSSTCLTLYPKHSSDIQTGTPPFELRLSATTYAPGQQITVEIIATSPNRTFKGFQVTARRVNNSTNPEELLGIFNTTDGDSKVITCLGQPQKMLGHATNATRAVVNATWTAPTQNAGDIVFHATVVENKTVIWYDITATLRTSNNNNIQPPVHTVPPVTTLPGLPDWDECGTSKGCFLYPGSSKTTCSGDDCVAALSYRSSGDLFTFELTAEGQDFYVAVGFSEDRSMGDDQVVICTALPGHQTVQMSYNPTTRKTTNKQYTIGLSNLSTKQQNGRVYCTFNSTAKLVSIKEDGSSRTFDLGKEKYYLFLAWGPLYRGTDVISKHTQTAISPDMMDLLTISGAVPMLTGTSALITSALCLAAWCLLKP; from the exons ATGCAAGTCTTCGCGTGCTTTGTTGTTATAGCTG CCCTGTGGAAAGCTGGAGCTTATCATAATGGGCCACCAAGCAGCACCTGTCTTACCCTCTACCCAAAACATTCGAGTGACATTCAAACAGGAACGCCGCCCTTCGAGCTTCGCCTTTCAGCAACCACTTATGCACCTGGACAGCAAATCACAG TTGAGATCATCGCAACAAGTCCAAACCGTACATTCAAAGGATTCCAAGTTACGGCCCGCCGAGTGAACAACTCGACCAACCCCGAAGAACTGCTCGGTATCTTCAATACTACTGATGGCGACTCTAAAGTCATCACTTGTCTCGGACAACCTCAG AAAATGCTCGGTCATGCCACAAATGCGACGCGTGCCGTTGTTAATGCCACATGGACCGCCCCCACCCAGAATGCAGGTGACATCGTCTTTCA TGCGACAGTAGTGGAGAACAAGACTGTTATTTGGTACGACATCACGGCTACACTGAGAACATCGAATAACAACAATATCCAACCACCTGTCCACACA GTTCCACCAGTAACGACGCTGCCAGGCTTGCCAGACTGGGACGAGTGTGGGACAAGCAAGGGCTGCTTTCTGTATCCGGGATCAAGTAAGACCACCTGTTCTGGCGATGACTGTGTAGCGGCTTTGTCCTACAGGTCAAGCGGTGACCTCTTTACCTTCGAGTTGACAGCAGAGGGTCAAGATTTCTACGTGGCAGTTGGCTTTTCCGAGGACAGGAGCATG GGTGATGACCAGGTCGTAATATGCACCGCTCTTCCCGGACACCAGACAGTACAAATGAGTTATAACCCCACCACTAGAAAGACCACCAACAAACAGTACACG ATTGGTCTGTCCAACCTGTCCACAAAGCAACAGAATGGCAGGGTGTACTGCACGTTCAACAGCACAGCAAAGCTGGTCTCCATCAAGGAAGATGGCAGTTCAAGGACTTTCGACCTCGGGAAAGAGAAATATTACCTCTTCCTGGCATGGGGACCTCTTTATCGAG GAACTGATGTGATCAGCAAGCACACGCAAACCGCTATTTCGCCAGACATGatggacctgctcaccatcagTGGAGCTGTTCCCATGCTTACCGGCACTTCGGCTTTGATCACATCTGCTTTATGTCTTGCCGCTTGGTGTCTTTTAAAGCCTTAA
- the LOC112564726 gene encoding galactose-3-O-sulfotransferase 2-like, which translates to MPRDLTSTKLSRKVRVCARPLLPFTWIITFTALCLLFIYTPEITWKRLPFLRSDLMDSKDVVSRGDVTIKNNTDGRGIPRHHLFFLKVHKAASSTVQNVLLRSALRYNLTVLLPNRGHYFSEKNKNYWEKVLPLNRSDHYDILCCHLVYNETFVREYMPNDTLFVAIVREPFAQVLSAFHYFSNVFPKRYLVAIPGPVPFLTYLENPSRWEHINVNESFTNNRMSFDFGLEPSQFYNTSEIKRFIEQIDKRFDLVMIHEMFDESLVFLKRLAGWNFRDIIYMRTNSFDRTVKYNFTAEHRSKHQQFEAADYALYEHFLGKFKRKLAEAGEDFKQEVEEFRKIVYAVWHFCSGPKDVKYSLHFHATHWSSEFDFVAEECLLLKRSEIAFIHFMRLRHKGMLT; encoded by the coding sequence agtatgTGCACGACCACTTCTACCTTTCACCTGGATAATTACCTTCACAGCTCTATGCTTACTCTTCATTTACACCCCCGAAATCACGTGGAAGAGGCTTCCCTTCTTAAGGTCTGACCTTATGGACTCTAAGGATGTGGTCTCAAGAGGGGATGTGACCATCAAGAACAACACGGACGGGAGGGGGATACCCAGGCACCACCTATTCTTCCTGAAGGTTCACAAAGCAGCCAGCAGCACGGTACAGAACGTCCTCCTCCGGTCGGCGCTGCGCTACAACCTCACCGTCCTACTGCCCAACAGAGGTCACTACTtttcagagaaaaacaaaaactactggGAAAAAGTTTTGCCTCTCAATCGCAGCGATCACTATGACATCCTGTGCTGTCATCTCGTATACAACGAGACGTTCGTGCGAGAGTATATGCCCAATGACACCCTCTTTGTAGCCATCGTTCGCGAACCCTTCGCACAGGTGTTGTCCGCGTTTCACTACTTTTCCAACGTTTTTCCCAAACGCTATCTCGTCGCAATACCTGGCCCAGTTCCTTTTCTAACTTACCTGGAAAACCCCTCAAGGTGGGAGCATATAAACGTAAACGAATCCTTCACAAACAATCGGATGAGTTTTGACTTCGGCCTCGAACCCTCTCAGTTTTACAACACCAGCGAAATTAAACGCTTCATCGAGCAGATCGACAAGAGGTTCGACTTGGTGATGATCCACGAGATGTTCGACGAATCGTTGGTGTTTCTCAAGCGACTGGCTGGCTGGAATTTCAGGGATATCATTTACATGAGAACTAACTCCTTTGACAGAACTGTGAAATACAATTTTACGGCAGAACATCGGAGCAAACACCAGCAGTTCGAAGCTGCAGACTACGCCCTTTACGAACATTTCCTCGGGAAGTTCAAGCGAAAACTCGCAGAAGCTGGTGAAGACTTTAAACAGGAAGTGGAAGAGTTCCGCAAGATTGTCTACGCCGTGTGGCACTTTTGCAGTGGACCTAAAGATGTGAAGTACTCCCTTCACTTCCATGCTACTCACTGGTCGAGCGAGTTCGACTTTGTTGCTGAAGAGTGTCTCCTGTTGAAGAGAAGCGAGATtgcatttatacattttatgaGGCTAAGACACAAAGGAATGCTGACTTAG
- the LOC112564728 gene encoding uncharacterized protein LOC112564728 codes for MSFSVILRDLDEEKERAIRQLFERNGWSYNAERLPHQTSRKRGRYPVNKDTRDGDVLAIEGGETLPPGPGAAPESESLDIHLSSLAECPHCFQAPCITSGARDVEFIGKGQAACPQNRGIRNRIYTRYWKMLDFVGLWKDKRYLVRKTALAEGEWVLCHRREVMPTCVVQKVRTLYPNPDGVPYVGHQWE; via the exons aTGAGTTTCTCTGTGATACTGCGGGATTtagatgaagaaaaggagagggcAATTCGTCAGCTGTTTGAAAGAAATGGCTGGTCCTATAATGCTGAACGACTCCCACACCAAACTTCGAGAAAAC GAGGAAGATACCCAGTGAATAAGGATACGCGGGATGGCGATGTACTGGCCATTGAGGGTGGAGAAACTTTGCCCCCCGGACCAGGTGCGGCACCTGaatcagagagcttagatatacatctaagctctctggctGAATGTCCACACTGCTTCCAAGCACCTTGCATAACATCAGGAGCTCGCGACGTAGAGTTCATCGGGAAGGGACAGGCGGCTTGTCCTCAAAATCGAGGTATTCGGAATAGGATCTACACAAGGTATTGGAAAATGCTAGACTTTGTTGGACTCTGGAAGGACAAGAGATACCTAGTTAGAAAAACCGCTTTGGCAGAAGGTGAATGGGTGCTGTGCCACAGGCGTGAAGTGATGCCCACTTGCGTCGTTCAAAAAGTTAGAACACTGTACCCAAACCCAGATGGAGTGCCGTATGTCGGTCATcaatgggaataa